Proteins from one Cryptomeria japonica chromosome 4, Sugi_1.0, whole genome shotgun sequence genomic window:
- the LOC131062549 gene encoding probable linoleate 9S-lipoxygenase 5 has product MAVNFYHDRYFGPLMSMFKKLFGYTEPVEEETVKGFVVLQKKNVLDLNDLHAGVVDSFMELLGKKVFLQLISTTCMDPGNGSGKVGEAAFIQKWISTGNLIISGESKYQVDFKWDSNFGTPGAFLIRNFHHHEFFLKSLTVEIPEQGNVHFVCNSWIYPFFKYKTDRIFFSNKSYLPADTPRTLVQLRNEELQNLRGNGTGKREYWDRIYDYDVYNDLGDPDNGEKYKRPVLGGPTGFPYPRRGRTGRHHCKSDPATESRLCLLNLHIYVPRDERFRRLKMSDFLANGLKSLVQISMSELQALLDFGRDEFDSFEKVKKLYTDGKPLPAKTYQEPANNDNSLELINKLFKTNGDSLLWYPKPQVIAADEFEWRKDEEFARQMLSGVNPMHIRRLQSFPPRSELDPGLYGPQESSIRAAHIEKNLDGLTVEEAIEENKLFILDHHDIFMPYLNRMNALSTKAYASRTILFLCKDDTLKPVAIELSLPSGRRRVFTPAEEGVSGALWQLAKAHVAVNDSGYHELISHWLRTHAVIEPFIIATNRNLSVLHPLHKLLTPHFRDTMHINALARHTLINAGGIFERTVFPQKYALEMSAIVYKNWRFDEEGLAADLLKRGMAVEDKSMPHGLRLMIKDYPYAVDGLDIWSAIQKWVRKYLSIYYNDELVRGDTELQAWWHEIRYVGHADKKDETWWYKMDTVAELEKALTTIIWVASALHAATNFGQYAYSGYMPNRPAVSRRLIPEEGSQEFLELAKNPDMFLLKTVSNQIQTTLGIGLIEILSRYSTDEVYLGQRESGDWIDDRRVMAAFGSFNRELKEIEDKINERNADGRLKNRSGPAKVPYTLLYPSTSDFSRQGGLTGRGIPNSISI; this is encoded by the exons ATGGCAGTCAATTTCTATCATGATCGTTACTTCGGCCCATTGATGAGCATGTTCAAGAAACTGTTTGGATATACTGAACCAGTAGAGGAGGAGACAGTCAAAGGCTTTGTTGTTCTCCAGAAgaaaaatgtcttagatttgaaCGATTTGCATGCAGGTGTGGTGGACAGCTTCATGGAACTGCTCGGGAAAAAAGTGTTTCTACAGCTTATCAGCACCACTTGTATGGATCCAG GCAATGGAAGTGGAAAAGTTGGGGAGGCAGCATTTATACAGAAATGGATATCTACTGGGAACCTCATCATCAGTGGGGAGAGCAAGTACCAAGTTGATTTCAAGTGGGATTCCAACTTTGGGACTCCTGGAGCCTTCCTCATAAGGAATTTTCATCACCACGAGTTTTTTCTTAAGTCCTTGACTGTTGAAATTCCTGAACAGGGCAATGTTCATTTCGTCTGCAACTCTTGGATTTACCCCTTTTTTAAATATAAGACAGATCGTATATTCTTCTCAAATAAG AGCTATTTACCAGCAGATACACCTCGGACCCTCGTTCAGCTGAGAAACGAAGAGCTTCAAAACCTAAGAGGAAATGGAACAGGAAAGAGGGAATACTGGGACAGAATTTATGACTATGATGTCTATAATGATCTTGGAGATCCAGACAATGGCGAGAAATATAAACGCCCAGTATTGGGAGGACCTACAGGATTCCCATACCCACGAAGGGGGAGAACCGGTCGTCATCACTGTAAAAGTG ATCCTGCTACGGAAAGCAGATTATGCTTACTGAACCTACACATATATGTCCCTCGAGATGAACGGTTTAGGCGCCTCAAAATGTCTGATTTCTTAGCCAATGGACTAAAGAGTCTGGTCCAGATTTCAATGTCTGAACTCCAAGCACTGTTGGACTTCGGTCGAGATGAGTTCGATTCTTTTGAAAAAGTTAAGAAGCTGTACACAGATGGGAAACCATTGCCTGCGAAAACTTATCAGGAGCCCGCAAACAATGACAATTCTCTGGAGCTAATCAATAAACTTTTCAAAACAAATGGCGATAGTTTGCTCTGGTATCCTAAGCCGCAGGTCATAGCAG CTGATGAATTCGAATGGAGGAAAGATGAAGAATTTGCTAGGCAGATGCTCTCTGGTGTCAACCCTATGCACATAAGGCGTCTCCAA AGTTTCCCCCCAAGAAGTGAATTGGACCCAGGATTATATGGCCCGCAAGAAAGCTCTATCAGAGCTGCACATATAGAAAAGAACCTTGATGGCCTTACCGTAGAGGAG GCCATTGAAGAAAACAAACTGTTCATTTTGGATCATCACGACATCTTCATGCCATATCTCAACCGGATGAATGCTCTGTCCACAAAGGCCTATGCTTCTCGCACAATTCTGTTCCTCTGCAAGGATGACACCTTGAAGCCAGTTGCCATAGAACTGAGTCTGCCGTCGGGGAGGAGAAGGGTGTTTACTCCTGCAGAGGAAGGGGTGTCTGGAGCACTCTGGCAGCTCGCTAAAGCACATGTCGCAGTTAACGATTCTGGGTACCACGAACTGATCAGCCACTG GTTGAGGACACACGCAGTCATAGAACCATTCATAATCGCCACAAATAGAAACCTGAGCGTCCTGCATCCCCTTCATAAGCTGCTAACCCCACATTTTCGTGACACAATGCACATCAATGCTCTGGCTCGCCATACTTTGATAAATGCGGGAGGAATATTTGAAAGAACGGTGTTTCCACAGAAGTATGCCTTGGAAATGTCAGCTATAGTTTACAAAAACTGGAGATTTGACGAAGAAGGCTTAGCTGCTGATCTTCTTAAAAG GGGAATGGCAGTGGAAGATAAATCAATGCCCCATGGGCTGAGGCTTATGATCAAAGACTATCCTTATGCTGTGGATGGACTAGATATATGGTCTGCAATACAGAAATGGGTTCGGAAATATCTGTCCATCTACTACAATGATGAACTTGTAAGAGGTGACACAGAGCTTCAGGCATGGTGGCATGAAATACGATATGTTGGTCATGCAGACAAAAAAGACGAGACATGGTGGTACAAGATGGACACTGTAGCAGAGCTTGAGAAAGCATTAACAACAATCATATGGGTGGCTTCGGCTCTTCATGCAGCAACTAATTTTGGGCAGTATGCTTACTCTGGGTACATGCCCAATAGGCCTGCTGTAAGCAGAAGGCTTATCCCCGAGGAAGGATCTCAAGAATTTTTAGAGCTTGCTAAGAATCCAGATATGTTTCTCTTGAAAACTGTCTCCAATCAAATTCAAACTACTCTGGGCATTGGGCTGATAGAGATATTGTCCAGATATTCTACAGATGAAGTGTATCTGGGGCAGAGAGAATCAGGGGATTGGATAGATGATAGGCGCGTAATGGCGGCTTTTGGGAGCTTTAATAGGGAGTTGAAAGAAATAGAGGACAAGATAAACGAGAGGAATGCAGATGGAAGGTTAAAGAATCGATCAGGGCCTGCAAAGGTGCCATATACATTGCTGTATCCGAGCACTTCGGATTTCAGCAGGCAAGGGGGATTAACTGGCCGAGGAATTCCAAATAGCATCTCCATTTAG